The Strix aluco isolate bStrAlu1 chromosome 18, bStrAlu1.hap1, whole genome shotgun sequence genome includes the window GCGGATGGGGGTGATCGGGGCAGGAGCCCTCCTGGCACTGCTGCTCATCCTCCtgctttccctgctctgctgctgctgcgtCTGCCGCAAGAAGGATGAAGCCCGCGGGTGAgtgccggggccgggcagggctctTGCCGGGTTCTGCCACGAAGCCTGAGGAGAGGGGGGGAGCTGCGGGTCTGGGGACGTCAGTGGCCAGTGTAGGGACCGCACTGGGACAGCGGTGCAGCGCTGCCTGCCCGGTGCCCTGTGCCCTGCAGGTCCTTGGGGTCTGAGCAGATCCTGCTGCATCCTCAGGGCAGCGCCCAGCTCCAGGGCTGATGGAGGGGCTCAGTGTGAGCCCTGCCTGTGGACCCCCTTCCACCTCTCCCTAACTTGGTTTCCCTCTTGTGGGCCATCACTTCGTGGAGACCCACCAGGTCCCCTCCAGTCTCCAGGAGGCTGGAGCTGATCTGCAAAGGGAACCCTAAAATACAGCAGGGGCATCAAGGTGTGACTGAGACCCCCAGAACAAACCCCTGGGCCACGGGGTGTGACCTGGGGGGGTGATGGGCTGCGGCACTGCCGGCTGTCCCTCACGGGGACATTCAGGACAGGGAGGGTGAGTTTCTGCAGCAAGGTCGGGATGTCAGAAGCATTTCAGCAGCACTGGGTGACATCCCAccacagggacagggatggggacagccccattgcaggggagaggaaggcttgtgctgctcctctggctgcagAGGAAGGTCTCCCCTTGTGCTGCTGGCCACTGCATGTGAATTTTCCAGAAGCCTCCCcttgcagctctgccagctcaaTCCCAGCCCAGCACATGTGGCTTGGAGACCCTGGGGACTGCGTGTAGTTATCCTGCAGATAAAAGCACAAACACAGCCCCGCATGGTCAAGTATCACACAGGGAGAGGGGAAATGGCTCAAAGCAGTTTCCTCTCTCCTGGTGTACCCAGACCTCTGCAATGTCCCCAAACAGCTGGGTCACCTGCGGTGCCATCCCAGCAGTGGTCCCTGGCCGGAGCATCCCGAGGGACTGTGGCAGTGGCAGGCACGTCACAGGTTGCCTTGCGTCAACATGCGAAGCCGCTCGCTCCTGCGGCTGCAGATAATTGCTTGAAACCTCGTCCCTGGGAGGCTTCAAAACCAGAGAGCAAATAAAGAGAAGCCACGTGTTTGTTTTTGGGTTGGgatgatttctattttttttaaagattcagagTCTTGGCCGGGCGTTGTGGGTGTTTTGGGACGGGGCTGTCAACGGCCATGGCTGGATCTGGCCTTGCCACCGTCCCCTGGCACTGCTCTGCGTCCTGGCACGGTGCGAGCTggtgcctggggctggcagcagccccggcGAGTCCCAGACCCCctgtgccctgggcagccccctgCTTTGATCAGCCCCATTATATTTCCCAAAACCCCTTTGCCTTTGCAGCACCCCTGAGCTCCTGACTCTCCCTGTGGCCCCGTGAGGGCTGTCCCCACCGCAAGGCGGGTGCTGATGCCTCTGATGGGGCCGTCGCCTTCTCTTGCAGCTCCAGCCAGGACCCGGCAGCAGCCAAGAAGCCACCGAGACGCTTGTGCGGGCGTTTCAGTCGGATCGGCATGAAGCTCCCACGCATCCCCCTGCGCCGCCAGAAGTTACCCAAGGTTGTAGGTAAGGTGCTGGGGTTTGAGGAGGGGGCAGAGAGCCAAACCCTGGGGGCTTTACTCCTGGCAGGGCAGTGCACATGACTCACAGCATCCTTTCCAGCCCCGAAGCCGGGGCAGTGAGCATGGCAGAGCGGTGACGGGGACACGCAGGTCCCAGGGACCATCACAGTGCTTGGTGCACTGCTGGGCTTGCAGGGGTCAGCCCTTTGTCAGTCTGCAGCTTCTGGATCTCAAAGTGCATTGGTTTGCTTTGCGAGGGTGGGCACCTGGAGCTCTACCGAGCTGTTTTTGAGGTTTTTAGGCTCTCCAGGTAGAGGAACAGTCCCTGTCGCAGCACTGAAATGCCTCGTTTACCCTTTTGGTCCTGACCTAACCCTACCCCAGCTTTGCATGGAGCTGGAGCATCCGAGCTGGGGCCGGAGCCCACCCCACTGCTGTGTGCAGCAGAGTTGAGGATGGAGAGGCAGAGACTGGGTGAGCTCCCCACACTGCCGGGGCACAAACTGGGCTTGTAGGGGGATGCTCACACCCGGCAAAGCCCTTGGCCAGGAGCTGTAAGGGCTGTTGGGGACTCCCTGCATCTGGGCAGCTGGGGTACACTGTCCCTTGCACGCTCCGAACCCTCCCTGCGCTCATCCCCATGTGAGGAGTTGGGGATGTGCTGCCTCGGAGAGGACTCTGTTGAACAAACCTgggggtgaaggcagtgctcccCGCCCTGCGCTAGCATGGGGCTCAGCCTCGTGCCCCTctccctgagcccagcacctCCCCGGGCACGCAATGCCGGTGGGATGCCCTGAGCAGTCGCATCCCAGCACACAGCAGCTCAGCATGAGCCCAAATCCCCCATCCCAGGTGGGGCACGGAGGTGGCCCCGTCCCGGCGTGCTGTGCCCGAGCTCCAGCGTCAAAGCCAGGGGGACAACTCCTCGCTGCGTGGGGCACGGCAAAGCCCAGCCCCAGAGTGGGGTGCGCCGGGGCCGGAGAAACATTCCTGCTGCAAAGGATAACAGAGGCCGTGTTTGTGGAAGGGGCCAGGCAGGGCTTGGGGAGGACAGAGGGTGCCTGTGTGTGGCGAGGGCAGGGGGGGTTCAAGGGGGCTGCCTGTGCCTTCCCGTGCCGTCTGGAGGGAGCTGgcgcccacccagctgctctgtgTAAGCAGCAGTCCCGGGAAAGGCTGAGGATGTGGCACTGGTGCCAGGGGGATGCTCGGGATGGTCTTGggtcctggcagggctggggctatTCCCGGAGCCTGGTTGTTATtttgctggagggaagggctTTGGTCAGGGCTTGCTTTGTGTGCGTCGTGTTCTCCTGCACGGCGGAGCCCGCGTGGGTTTCGGCAGCTCCCAGTCCCTCTGGTGCAGGGTCTGGCAATGCCTGCAGCCCCCACTGGGTCTGAGTCCCCCCCAGGCCAGGGAGAGCTGCTGGGGTGCCTGTGACAGCCCAGTGACCGTGGTGCCACATCAGCCTGTGGCTCCACTTGGAAGCCGCAGTGGCCAGTACACGGTGGCAGAGGCCGCCTGTTCCCCACATGGGTCCTGCCCCAGGAGGAGGGTCCCCGGGATGCTGAAATGCCCCATCCCAAGTGCCAGGTCAGTGCTGGAGGTGCTCAGGCCCCTGTGGGGATGTCGTGGTGAAACTGGTGCAGCCTGAAGCCGAGGACACCTGGAGATTGTTGCTCTGGATCTGCTCACGtccttgcagagctgctgccatggCCACGCATTTGCTGGCACCAGGTTTTCCCCTCTGGGCTCAAACATGATCGAGGCCACCACCAGTGAGCTCGAGCCCACACGTGGTAGAACCTTCCCAGGTGGGACAGCAGGTCTTGAAGCCCCAGAAAAGCTCATCGGGTGCCTGGAGCCCTAGGTGCCCCCCTCaaaagctgctccccagccttgGCACCAGCTTTGGATCCGCAGCATCTCCCTGGGGTTTGCACCCAAGCTGGCAGCCCACACGGCTACAGCCTGGGTGGCCACAGTGCAGGGTTTGGGCATCCCTGTGTGCACGAGTTTCACAGGGTTTGCTTCTCAGGAAGTCAGCGGTACCAGCGTGGGTCTCGGTTGCGTGTTGCCCCATGGATGCTGGGGCTAACCGGAGCTCTGCACCCCACTGCCATGTCTCCTCTCCAAGCAGTGAAGCTCAGCCAGCCCCAAGGCCGTGGGGAGCTTGAGACAAGTTGGGGGGGGCAGCCCAGAGGGCTCCAGGGCCACGCTCCCACGGCTCTTGTGTGGCTTCTCAGTGCTTCATCCTGGTCTTGAGACTGATCAGCCGCCGTGCAAGATGGGCTGGGGTTGGCACCCTGGTGCTGTGGCCCCGGGAGATTTCGGGGAGCAGTGGCAGGAGGGGACCTGCGGGAAGCGTCCGCATTTCTTCCAGCCCCATCAGCCCGTGTTCTATCAGCCAGGGGGAGGTAGATCCCAGGGGACCACACAGGAGCCCCCAAGCCTGGCTCTGGGTGTGCTGCACATCCTCTTTTTATCCTTTGGCTGGATCCTGGGTTTCATTTGAGTCCCAGAGACGCCTCGTGGCTGTGAGTCCCAGCCGCTCGTCACGCCTCCTCTCAGGAAGCATCTCCCTTCATCCGCTTCCAGCCGGCTgcttttaattttccctttttggtttttattacAAGGAAAGCCATGTTGAAACTGCCGCTTCCCCCTCTCCAGGCCATTTGCTCTTTAAATAtcgctgcttttttttttttttttttctccaagaagcCAAACTATGCAGGGGCGAGCATGCATCGCTGCCGTCATTTTAATGACCTTGCATCTCTGAAGCTAATAAAGCATAAATGTTCCGGTGGGCATCCCGGTAACACTTAGAGTTATTTTATTGTGAAACAGGGATGTGGTGCAAGAATCAAACAGGCCAAGCAGGAAATTGCAGCACGACTTAGATGGCTGGGATGTGCGGGCAGAGGTTACAAATACCTGGAAATACCGACGTGCAGCTGCTGCGCAGGGGGAGCCTGCCTGTACCCTGGGGTTTTGCAGCCCTTGCTGCAAagcagggctctgcctgggctTGGAGGCAGCTTGCCACCATCCCAGGGGACAACAGCCagcaggcaggggatggggacaagacCGTCTGGTGCTGCCCAGCTCTCTGGGAGAGCCGGTCCCCTCCATCCAGCTGGGTGCTGCCACAGTCCTGCAGGTACCCCAAGGACGATGCTGAAGCTGCGGGCACCTGAGGAAGCCCTGTGGGGTGGGACATGAACTTACACAGCAAAGAGCCTTAAAAAGGATCAAACAGAAAGTCCCTCCCAGCCCAGGCGACTGTCACTGctcacctttttaattttttttttttactgttgaaaCCGAAAACACCAAGTTTTTCCTCTctggtgttttttctcttctgctcagCTTCTCTGTGGGTGCCCCCACAGCAGAGGGGACAGTGCTGGGGCAAGGGGAGATGCTCCTCCTCAGCTTCAGCATGGGAGAAGCTGGTAAAGGGATTGAAAAGTGgcagaactgggaaaaaatggTGATGCACATCCCCCTACTGCAGGCATCCTTTTACCATCCTTCTACctccttttgcagaagcagaaggaaaatgcaaacagTAGTGCTGAAGTGGAAATTAGTGTAATTAAAGCTGGCAGCTCATTTCTTTCCCCAGGAAGGGGATGGTCACATCACCAGGAGTTTCTTTGCGGGGTGCCTGTGCCAGGTTGCAGAGCTCACAGCTGACCACCAGGATGCTCACTGGGTCCTCACGGGACCCAAGGTTTTGGGTGGTGCGTCCCTCTGCCATGTGCATCCTCGATTTGGGCAGTTGGAGACCTGCTGTGGAGAGGGGGGATAGAGGGGGTGTGTAAGGCTTGCATGGGCTCTGCTGTCCACAGCCCCTCATCCCCAGGCATGGGGGATGCTGGTCACCACCATTGCTCGTTGATGGCTTCTGTGGGTGCTTTGCTGGGGGACCTGGTGGGGATGCGCAGCGAGAGCTGTCCCCATGCCTGGgatgctgtccctgtccccaacaCCCGCTGGCAAGTTGGGCAGGGGGCAGCTGTGCAGCATCCCACCCTCCTGgctggtgggggggtgggggggtccagCAGGACGGGCGCTGATAGCAGTTTCTTGGCCTTGCAGTGGCCCATCATGACCTGGAGAACACCCTGAACTGCAGCTTCATCGAGCCGCCCTCCGTGGTGGAGCAGCCTTCCCCATCCTGGTCATCCCGtggctccttctcctcctttgaCACCACGGACGAGGGGCCAGTGTACTGCGTCCCCCACGAAGGTGAGCAGAGGGACAGGGTGCTTCCCCAGGGGACTTCGGGGCCATCACCAGGGGCCACCCCCTGCTCAGTGGAGAGGAGTCACCCTTGCACGGTGGGTACCGTGTCACCCTGACGCCTCCTGCCCCGGGAAGGGATGCGGGTGCTGATGTTGCCTGCCCGCAGTTTCAGAGGTCCTTCCTCTGGTGTTTGCTGCTCCAGGGTTGTTTTAAGAGCCCTCTTATGCTGGGGTCCCTGACTGGGAGGAGGGAACAGGGGCACCTGGGGACACACCAGGGTGTAGGGGGGAACCAGGTGGGATGTCCCGTCCCACCGTGCTGCGGGAGCATCTCGGTCCTTCCCCTCCCTGGGCACACATCTGCCTGACAGCCCTGTGCTCTCTTCCCACAGAGAGCGTGggtgacagcagggacagggggaCACCCGCCAGCCCTGGGGACAAGCTGGTGGCCCCAGCCAGTGGGGAGGAAGCAGGTGAATACACCTTCCTGAAGGAGACGGGCTCCATCAGAGCGTTCCCAGCCGACAGCAGCGAAACGCCCCTGCTGAAGTCCTCGGACAGCGAGCGCTCCTCCTGCGGCTCGGGCTCGGCTGGCGCCGCGCTCTATGCCCGGGTTGCCCGTCTCTCCAAGCAGtccaaggaggaggaggatgccaccacagagccccgcagccccgggaAGCCACCATCCCCAGAAAGGACCAAGCCCCGTCCTCCAGACCCAGCCACAAAGCCCAAAGTCTCCTGGATCCACGGCAGGTACAACTCCAGCCAGTCCAACTCGCTGCCAGCACCCAGCCGGTCCCCGGAGCGAGCAGCCGCCCGGTCCAGCAGCCCTGAGCAAGGCCAGGGCTTGGCCAAGAGGAAGAGGAGCCCGAGTGAGACATCGGCCAgcatgcagggcagagcagaggagaagggcGGCACGCGGGGCAAGGAGAAAGTGCAGAAGCAACTGAAGGAGCCCGGAGTCCCCGAGGGCAAAGCCAGCCTCAGCAGTGAACCCCAGTCGCCCTCCAAGCCCAAGCAGAGGAGCAAAGCCAGCTCGGAGCCAACAGAGAGCATCAACGGGGCGGTGCAGAACGCCTTCCGAAAGATGGGCGCCTTCCAGCCGGAGCGGCGGGTCGGGGACAACAGGGATGCTCCTCGCAGCCCCGGCACCAGCAAACCCCGCTCCGAGCCCCTCCATCCCCACCTGGCCTCTGAGCTGGCCGCCCAGCTGAAGGAAAAGACTCAGAGCCTCAACAAGGGGGACGGAGGCACCCGGGCGAACGGGGTGGGCGCCCAACGGGAGAAGCCCACCCCTCCACAGAAGGCCAAGCGCTCGGCGGCCGCCGGCGGCCAGAAGACCAGCAAGCCCTTGCTGCCCACCTCTCCCCACCTGCAAAAACTGATCCCTGGGGCATCCGAGCCGGTGGCTGGGGAGCCCAAGCGGGTGGAGAAGCCAAGCACCGGCAGCGGCCAGGACCAGGCTCTCCCCAGTGAACAAGCAGCCAAGAAAACCCCCATTAAAAAGCCTCCCAGGAAGAAGAGCCGAGAAGCCAGCCTGGAGCCACCCAGAGCAGCCGCTGTGCCCGCTCAGGCAGTGCAGTGACCAGGAGCCAGGCACTGGCCCCGCACCGGCCAGCTGCGTGCCGGGACGAAGGACGTTTGCCGGCATGGCCAGCGGACATGGAAGTTGGACTGGGCAGGGGGCACTGGAAGAGCCTTGAGCCTCCATTTCCCTGCCCCCATCTCTCTCATCCCCCTTTTCCCTTTAGtctcccctgccccaggaccTGCTCCTCCCTGTCcatgccctgctgcctgctccctgcccgggTCTGGCAGGACCACAGGGAGCTGGCCCAGCCGCCAACCCAGGGGGGGTCCATGCGTGgcatatcccccccccccccctcatttTTTTGTAGCAGTATTATCGATCGCATAAGCAGCGCTTGTTGTACTAGACGTACCCACGGTATATTCTGCAGTAACGGAGCCGCTCACTTCCCGCGCCCCACTCGGGTCTGCCGGGCTCGCGGGGCACGGGGGAGGGAGGGTGCTGCTGCTCGGCGCCAGGGACGTGCCCTGCGCCCATCACCGGCAGCAAAGCCCAGCCCCAGCGCCCTGGGCTCCCAGCGTGGCTCTCCAGTGCCAGTCCAGCCGCAGCCGCGCCGTGCCCGGTGTGGGGTCGAGCTGGTTTCGACCGatgcccccctcccctccacccccagggTTGCTTCTGGCCAGGAGGAAAGCACTATTTATGGCCAGAGCTGGATGCCTTTCGGGCTCCCACGTCCCATCCAGTGGAGTTGGAGGGATTAGTTTGGTACGACAGAGCCTGGCACATCTGCAGAGCGCTTTcctaataaaaatgtatttcttctgtagGCGGGTGCCGTCTCTCCATGCCCCAGGCTCCCCGTGGGCAGGTGATGTGCTGGGCATCGCCTGGTCTTGCTCAGGTGCTCAGCCCAGTCCTGAGGGGGATGCAGTGGGGAGATGGGTGACCTTGCAGCAGGTACAGGCAGGTGGTGACAGGCAGGGTGGGGAGGCAGGTCCCCACCATGGCTGCTGCTATGTGCTCACTTGGCAGCAGAGACCAGCCCTGAGGGCAAGATGAGGAGCCCCTCATCGCCCAGTATCCAACAtcctcccccagcctggcaggagcCCTGTGGGGAAGACTGGTCTTGTGTTCAGGCCCTCTCCAGCGTAGCCAGGATTGGACCCTGGGACTCAAGAGAGCTCTGGCcactgggcacccctggctgggTGTTCAGGGTGCTAGCACACAAAtgtggggggacacagggg containing:
- the SCARF2 gene encoding scavenger receptor class F member 2 isoform X2: MLLAGTWWSQEPCVPHRGSSSVLVCCPGWRQQGSECLIAVCEGNFTCKENEVCVRPGECRCRHGYFGANCDTKCPRQFWGPDCKEMCSCHPNGQCEDVTGQCTCNPNRWGPKCENVCLCKHGKCDQKTGKCTCEPNWWGPQCSSSCYCSHNSQCDQQTGNCLCQPGWWGRGCNNQCSCNNSPCEQFTGRCQCRERTFGPRCDRYCQCYKGKCNQVDGTCTCEPGYRGKYCREPCPAGFYGQGCRRRCGQCKSLQPCTVADGRCLTCEAGWNGTKCDQPCSPGFYGEGCEKLCPPCKDGHTCNHINGKCSHCNPGWIGDRCETKCRNGTYGENCAFVCSDCVNGQCHFETGRCLCRPGSHGTYCNLTCPPGRYGANCAEACSCHDGACDPLTGACHMEANQRMGVIGAGALLALLLILLLSLLCCCCVCRKKDEARGSSQDPAAAKKPPRRLCGRFSRIGMKLPRIPLRRQKLPKVVVAHHDLENTLNCSFIEPPSVVEQPSPSWSSRGSFSSFDTTDEGPVYCVPHEESVGDSRDRGTPASPGDKLVAPASGEEAGEYTFLKETGSIRAFPADSSETPLLKSSDSERSSCGSGSAGAALYARVARLSKQSKEEEDATTEPRSPGKPPSPERTKPRPPDPATKPKVSWIHGRYNSSQSNSLPAPSRSPERAAARSSSPEQGQGLAKRKRSPSETSASMQGRAEEKGGTRGKEKVQKQLKEPGVPEGKASLSSEPQSPSKPKQRSKASSEPTESINGAVQNAFRKMGAFQPERRVGDNRDAPRSPGTSKPRSEPLHPHLASELAAQLKEKTQSLNKGDGGTRANGVGAQREKPTPPQKAKRSAAAGGQKTSKPLLPTSPHLQKLIPGASEPVAGEPKRVEKPSTGSGQDQALPSEQAAKKTPIKKPPRKKSREASLEPPRAAAVPAQAVQ
- the SCARF2 gene encoding scavenger receptor class F member 2 isoform X3, which produces MRNFLAGGGAPPAAAERGAGEAAAAAEQRSHCGFRPPSSGRGRAGTGHGGAGERCGGRQRPAPYGMGRVKPGPAAPTVMAARGLRPPRRARAGAAVLLPVLLLVLSRGAAQELSPRGRNVCRAGGSSVLVCCPGWRQQGSECLIAVCEGNFTCKENEVCVRPGECRCRHGYFGANCDTKCPRQFWGPDCKEMCSCHPNGQCEDVTGQCTCNPNRWGPKCENVCLCKHGKCDQKTGKCTCEPNWWGPQCSSSCYCSHNSQCDQQTGNCLCQPGWWGRGCNNQCSCNNSPCEQFTGRCQCRERTFGPRCDRYCQCYKGKCNQVDGTCTCEPGYRGKYCREPCPAGFYGQGCRRRCGQCKSLQPCTVADGRCLTCEAGWNGTKCDQPCSPGFYGEGCEKLCPPCKDGHTCNHINGKCSHCNPGWIGDRCETKCRNGTYGENCAFVCSDCVNGQCHFETGRCLCRPGSHGTYCNLTCPPGRYGANCAEACSCHDGACDPLTGACHMEANQRMGVIGAGALLALLLILLLSLLCCCCVCRKKDEARGSSQDPAAAKKPPRRLCGRFSRIGMKLPRIPLRRQKLPKVVVAHHDLENTLNCSFIEPPSVVEQPSPSWSSRGSFSSFDTTDEGPVYCVPHEESVGDSRDRGTPASPGDKLVAPASGEEAGEYTFLKETGSIRAFPADSSETPLLKSSDSERSSCGSGSAGAALYARVARLSKQSKEEEDATTEPRSPGKPPSPERTKPRPPDPATKPKVSWIHGRYNSSQSNSLPAPSRSPERAAARSSSPEQGQGLAKRKRSPSETSASMQGRAEEKGGTRGKEKVQKQLKEPGVPEGKASLSSEPQSPSKPKQRSKASSEPTESINGAVQNAFRKMGAFQPERRVGDNRDAPRSPGTSKPRSEPLHPHLASELAAQLKEKTQSLNKGDGGTRANGVGAQREKPTPPQKAKRSAAAGGQKTSKPLLPTSPHLQKLIPGASEPVAGEPKRVEKPSTGSGQDQALPSEQAAKKTPIKKPPRKKSREASLEPPRAAAVPAQAVQ